One genomic segment of Brachyhypopomus gauderio isolate BG-103 chromosome 19, BGAUD_0.2, whole genome shotgun sequence includes these proteins:
- the atm gene encoding serine-protein kinase ATM isoform X2, which translates to MSLVLNELLICCRALEHERATERKKEVERFKRLLVDPETARELDRASSCRASKQLTWDAVFRFLKKYLQKETELLQTGRANVSASTQTSRQKKMQEISSLVKYFIRCANKRGPKLKCGDLVSHVVDVLSSSFTCAAYGEDCSSILLKDVLSVRKYWCEITQQQWESLLDLYCGLFNGPSRSINRVLLSRIIHVVVQGWCLQTEGLSDTLFTFFSRALSNSRVEKQLAVLQHIISALNVFLRSVATNSRRRVCRLGEELLPSVLYVWSQMRPSSTLKQEMVEFFNLQLCVHHPSGARTPETGALAEDWLKWQSLLYSLYDVLVAEISHIGSRGKYATGSRHIAAKENLVELTADICHQLFSQDVRVEIRGLQTGSPQGSKRRRVELGWCVLRDRLQPHHSDFDMIPWLQVTAALVSRYPAMVCGPDLPPLLSLLCQLLGERRHHGERGPYVLCCLREVALCQAARSGNSQAGMAEVGRLWARVWALALRGVGSAQTEALCMELLATMVQGSLVPVDREFWKLFSGAVCKPSTVSALCLTQAMCKSIIPKGVYSKEQHSSSSSSSSSPPMFVEADGSSGLREGIMDWFLTKEQSDDAEDNTRHHPVISSDFPLNLVPRILAALILKDSLSGMQFLMGSLKPQNFSCGNPPALETSGVLKEIQTLFLQFSFDDTVSDSPVVGERSRACWEKPQFTVVGALRNRLEQGLQNVANHLLNSPRDTTTSTHLLRGLTLLTGVLGAFVSIALLTEEEACQNPLFQKAKDLARDFSDCVCSCKTRLSDPHGLSALRSVMLLSSEHLSLKEKDSVSTASRSLLMKTFPARLLTDLSDVCKLMLSSSEKSDGGVGDGETVEDMQVTRTQLEENQVEEVDLFDDGDGGHASSSVTQFTGDDSQHALRARSPLCEELLVEQDQALLAALRFLCVCVCVEQRRGLAFRVLDVRRRVLKLLDLLDSSKPLHLHMYLLLLKELPVKETSLTTEEFDSLLRPLADVCSLYRQDHEVCASILMALLPCVHSLGRPQGGTVESEEMDSVKGMLLKVISGFWILGKGGKSPPAVRAALAHCLSALLEADPCCKWAVLSLREDEVPVCVVLPSLLSDPHHYVRMVVATTVERLFLEKPVDGEEQKKMLPLKHQQTAFENVYLKAQEGMTLQRGVAQEDLPDETFNRRAALLKSLSVVMCCSPVCEKQALFALIQSHKENAIQLPLVEKVLAAVSSTLGYRSMELFVRSHLYFLVAEWLAQRQTDPGYTLQSFPYALLGCSTLEDFCRSSCPVLIPHLVFLNAFEEVKSLSSLMGQDWRQLLADCFPKIVVNILPHFALPQDGRATERREQAHRVYDLLKAPDCLGKQQIDSLICGNLADIVVELLMTLYEGAASGSDTDLQRFIGELDPAPNPPFFSSHVIRATLDYLSRCHSTSHRSLVAILAKTPVSIQKILFCLCEREADTNNTYERHRIIMMYWLFVKLLLPEVKDGLGGAWAFVLRDIIYTLIHHINSRSALQDEVSARSLALCCDLLTTICQTAVRFCDDALESHLQVIVGTLTAQVTEKPSISQQVLNLLKFLVIDNADEPHLRRAVPFLEPFPDLPAFKELRAAQRGLKYSARDFTLSQEIEHFLSMKSCDSLPLTRLEGLKDLKGHLCALKQQTKHLLKECHVDPSGSVLVRMVANLLQLCKLAANHPGGRDIPEAVGSCLGELGPLNLSTIVLHHGKDQIYSQAADLYPDSLHQWVFIILSCMNNALTHHSIAVRQAAAVCLKDLLASPPGLEFWEEHKSLQDPVLLYLRPFRTAKRKDQTARVKATSMSQEQLDSTDLWSVQPGEQTVWLHSLCGALLSSGAVQNAALLTTRPLCEVQTDFCQRMLPLFFHDVLLRDRTGSWRKLLSRHVQNFLSSSCRPADPSGRPATPISPTLGETDVGGPSQPDQWSLRTMLAVIDYLRHQPRPLNPDSSEFGTVCQSNFWLDLNYLDVARAAQVCLAHFTALLYCEIYVDNLRTQREEGHRAQSRTARRITFEDGSENLSVSSVCEGSVEDSGVGLQELLMEAYRSIGEPDSLYGCGEGKAVSALTRIRTYEHEALWEKALSSYDLHSDLPEVTRQVGIVEGLHNLGLCSVLSVYLQGLERQGTEWTPQLRELRFQAAWRSTQWDTHLTPRSEKLSPGFNELTFGALQALRDKDFSVFEQTLTCARRSCVDELCRGSLEALSSLYPALRNLQMIEELQSVKQLFFGPVTDRGLDEVYRKWNQHLDLLTDSDFRLVEPILALRSSVQETLLACETDPDRNKYLRSAYTSHLMELCRLARSAGNAQLAERAVLQVRQQGAAFLSADVQWACELEEARVFWEKKEPTQALGRLRHLTHRLEQLVDKNPEVVPVYAECLRLCGCWLDESCRESPSVILDTCLEKAVEVLVGHDGVSEPKLQGQRTQAFLSLARFSDAQYQSIENYMSSSEFENKRALLEKAREEVELMKEKRVGQNRYTVKVQRELELDQQALATLQCDRGRFLLKAVENYAHCLELGHQHDSWVFRLASLWLENADNQDVNAVLQEGVKKIPSYKFLPLMYQLAARMGTKVSSPVLAEDVSFHRVLTELLCRSSMDHPHHTLFIILALVNANKDENFTRSRLSKSSTRQPSPLDMERAEVALTIINRVRQEKASMIRGMETLCNAYISLAYMDASRHKTEKSETPKQYPFLLISPSCRSKTWKM; encoded by the exons ATGAGCCTCGTTCTAAATGAGCTGCTAATCTGCTGTCGCGCGCTGGAGCACGAGCGCGCCACGGAGAGGAAG AAGGAGGTCGAGCGTTTCAAGAGGTTACTTGTAGACCCCGAGACTGCCAGGGAGCTGGACCGCGCCTCCTCGTGCAGGGCTTCCAAGCAGCTCACGTGGGATGCTGTGTTCAG GTTCTTGAAGAAGTACCTTCAGAAGGAGACTGAGCTCCTGCAGACCGGCAGGGCCAATGTGTCCGCATCCACTCAAACCAGCCGGCAGAAGAAGATGCAGGAGATCAGCAGCTTGGTGAAGTACTTCATCCGATGTGCCAACAAAC GTGGCCCCAAGCTGAAGTGTGGCGATCTTGTGTCCCACGTGGTGGACGTCCTGAGTAGCTCCTTCACCTGCGCCGCCTACGGGGAGGACTGTAGCAGCATCCTGCTGAAGGACGTCCTCTCCGTCCGCAAGTACTGGTGTGAGATCACCCAGCAGCAGTGGGAGA GTCTGTTGGACTTGTACTGTGGGCTCTTCAACGGGCCCTCCAGGTCCATCAACCGGGTCCTGCTCAGCAGGATCATTCACGTTGTGGTTCAGGGATGGTGTCTCCAGACTGAGGGCCTGTCTGACACACTCTTCACTTTTTTCTCAAGAGCTCTAAGCAACAGCAG GGTGGAGAAGCAGCTGGCTGTGCTGCAGCACATCATCTCCGCCCTGAACGTGTTCCTGCGCTCTGTGGCCACCAACTCCCGCAGACGGGTGTGTAGACTGGGCGAGGAGCTGCTCCCCTCCGTCCTGTACGTGTGGAGTCAGATGAGGCCCAGCTCCACCCTCaaacaggagatggtggagttctTCAACCTACAGCTCTGTGTGCATCATCCCAGTGGAGCCAGGACACCAGAGACGG GAGCTCTTGCGGAGGACTGGCTGAAATGGCAGAGTCTCCTCTACAGCCTGTACGACGTCCTTGTAGCTGAGATCAGCCACATCGGCAGCCGAGGGAAATACGCCACTGGCTCCCGCCACATCGCTGCCAAGGAGAACCTGGTGGAGCTGACGGCAGACATTTGCCACCAG ctgtTCAGTCAGGACGTGCGGGTGGAGATTCGAGGCCTCCAGACTGGCAGCCCCCAGGGCAGCAAGCGTCGGCGGGTGGAGTTGGGGTGGTGTGTGCTGAGGGACCGTCTCCAGCCCCACCACAGCGACTTCGACATGATCCCATG gcTACAGGTGACCGCTGCCCTGGTCTCCAGATACCCGGCCATGGTTTGCGGCCCTGACCTGCCCCCGCTCCTCTCCCTTCTCTGCCAACTCCTGGGTGAACGCCGCCACCACGGCGAGCGGGGCCCCTATGTGCTGTGCTGCCTGAGAGAAGTGGCGCTCTGTCAGGCCGCACGCTCAGGAAACTCCCAGGCTGGGATGGCGGAGGTGGGCCGACTGTGGGCCCGGGTGTGGGCGCTGGCTCTGAGGGGTGTCGGCTCGGCCCAGACCGAGGCTCTGTGCATGGAACTGCTGGCCACCATGGTGCAGGGTTCCCTGGTTCCTGTGGATAGAGAGTTCTGGAAGCTCTTCTCTGGTGCTGTGTGTAAACCGTCCAC TGTTTCTGCCCTGTGCTTGACCCAGGCCATGTGCAAGAGCATCATCCCCAAAGGTGTCTACAGCAAGGAGCAgcactcttcctcatcctcctcctcttcctcacccccCATGTTTGTGGAGGCTGACGGGTCGTCCGGCCTGAGAGAGGGTATCATGGACTGGTTCCTGACCAAGGAACAGAGTGACGATGCGGAGGACAACACCAGACATCACCCAGTCATCTCCAG tgATTTCCCTCTCAACCTCGTTCCGAGAATCCTAGCGGCTCTGATCCTGAAGGACTCCTTGAGTGGTATGCAGTTCCTGATGGGCTCGCTAAAGCCACAGAA TTTCTCCTGCGGTAATCCGCCAGCCCTGGAGACCAGTGGCGTCCTGAAGGAAATCCAGACCTTGTTCCTGCAATTCAGCTTCGACGACACAGTCTCTGACTCCCCTGTAGTGGGAGAGCGGAGCAGAGCATGCTGGGAGAAACCCCAGTTCACGGTGGTTGGCGCCCTGAGGAACCGACTGGAACAGGGTCTCCAGAACGTGGCCAACCACCTCCTCAACTCCCCTCGCGAT actaccacctctacacacctgctGCGTGGTTTGACACTGCTGACCGGGGTCCTGGGTGCCTTCGTCAGCATCGCACTCCTCACGGAGGAAGAGGCCTGCCAGAATCCCCTCTTTCAGAAAGCAAAG GATTTGGCGAGGGACTTCAGTGACTGTGTGTGCTCGTGCAAGACCAGGCTGTCTGACCCACACGGCCTCTCTGCGCTCAGATCCGTCATGCTGCTGTCTTCAGAACACCTCAGCCTGAAGGAGAAG GACAGCGTGTCTACCGCGTCTCGCAGTTTACTCATGAAGACGTTTCCTGCTAGGCTGCTAACTGATCTTTCAGATGTGTGTAAGCTAATG TTGAGCAGCTCTGAGAAGAGTGACGGAGGTGTTGGGGACGGCGAGACGGTGGAGGACATGCAGGTGACCAGGACCCAGCTGGAGGAGAaccaggtggaggaggtggaccTGTTTGACGACGGAGACGGAGGCCACGCCAGCTCCAGCGTGACGCAGTTTACCGGGGACGATTCCCAGCATGCCttga gagcgcGGAGTCCTCTGTGTGAGGAGCTGCTGGTGGAGCAGGACCAGGCCTTGTTAGCGGCACTgcgcttcctgtgtgtgtgtgtgtgtgtggagcagcgCCGCGGTCTCGCCTTCAGAGTGCTGGACGTGCGACGCCGTGTCCTGAAGCTGCTGGACCTGCTGGACAGCAGCAAACCCCTACACCtgcacatg TACCTCCTCCTGCTGAAGGAGCTCCCTGTGAAGGAGACGTCTCTCACGACGGAGGAGTTTGACTCACTCCTCAGGCCTCTGGC GGACGTGTGTTCTCTGTATCGTCAGGACCACGAGGTCTGCGCCTCCATCCTGATGGCCCTCCTGCCCTGCGTGCACTCCCTGGGCCGGCCACAGGGTGGCActgtggagagtgaggagatgGACAGTGTGAAGGGCATGTTGCTCAAAGTAATCTCAGGCTTCTG GATCTTGGGTAAAGGGGGTAAATCTCCCCCCGCTGTGAGGGCGGCTCTGGCCCACTGTCTGAGTGCTTTACTGGAG GCGGACCCCTGCTGTAAGTGGGCCGTCCTGTCTCTGAGGGAGGACgaggttcctgtgtgtgtggttctcccCTCCCTGCTGTCGGACCCTCACCACTACGTACGCATGGTGGTAGCCACCACTGTGGAAAG GTTGTTCTTGGAAAAGCCTGTTGACGGTGAAGAGCAGAAGAAGATGCTCCCGTTAAAACATCAACAGACAGCTTTTGAGAACGTCTACCTGAAGGCTCAGGAGGGGATGACGCTCCAG agaggcgTAGCCCAGGAGGACCTGCCCGACGAGACCTTCAACCGGCGTGCCGCCCTGCTGAAGAGCTTGTCCGTGGTGATGTGCTGTAGCCCGGTGTGTGAGAAGCAGGCCCTGTTCGCCCTCATCCAGTCCCACAAAGAGAACGCCATCCAACTGCCCCTCGTCGAGAAG gtcctgGCTGCCGTGTCCAGCACCCTGGGCTACAGAAGCATGGAGCTGTTTGTCCGCTCTCATCTGTATTTCCTGGTGGCGGAGTGGTTGGCCCAGAGGCAGACGGACCCGGGGTACACACTGCAGTCCTTCCCCTACGCCCTGCTGGGCTGCAGCACTCTGGAGGACTTCTGCAG GTCTTCCTGTCCCGTCCTGATCCCACACTTGGTCTTCCTCAATGCCTTTGAGGAGGTGAAGTCCCTCAGCAGCCTCATGGGCCAGGACTGGAGACAGCTGCTGGCCGACTGCTTCCCCAAGATTGTGGTGAACATCCTGCCACACTTCGCGCTGCCCCAGGACGGCCGTGCGACGGAGCGCAGGGAGCAGGCCCACCGCGTTTACGACCTGCTGAAGGCCCCAGACTGCCTGGGCAAACAG CAAATCGACAGTCTGATATGTGGCAACCTGGCGGACATTGTGGTCGAGCTGTTGATGACTCTGTATGAGGGTGCAGCATCGGGGTCTGACACAGACCTGCAGCGCTTTATTGG CGAGCTGGATCCGGCGCCCAATCCGCCCTTCTTCAGTTCCCACGTGATTAGGGCCACGCTAGACTACCTGAGCAGGTGTCACAGCACCAGCCACAGGTCTCTGGTGGCCATCCTCGCCAAGACTCCG GTGTCCATACAGAAGATCCTGTTCTGCCTGTGTGAGCGTGAGGCTGACACCAACAACACGTACGAGAGGCACCGCATCATCATGATGTACTGGCTGTTTGTGAAGCTCCTCCTCCCAGAGGTGAAGGACGGGCTGGGCGGAGCCTGGGCCTTTGTGCTCCGGGACATCatctacacactcatacatcacATCAacagcag gTCAGCGCTGCAGGACGAGGTTTCCGCACGCAGTCTCGCTCTTTGCTGTGACCTGCTGACCACTATCTGCCAGACTGCCGTGCGCTTCTGTGATGATGCTCTAGAGAGCCACCTTCAGGTCATCGTAGGTACTCTCACCGCACAGGTCACTGAGAAGCCTTCAATATCTCAGCAG GTACTGAATCTGCTCAAGTTCCTGGTCATAGACAACGCAGACGAGCCACACCTGAGGAGAGCCGTGCCCTTCCTGGAGCCCTTCCCCGACCTGCCTGCCTTCAAGGAGCTGCGCGCGGCTCAGCGCGGTCTGAAGTACAGCGCCCGAGACTTCACGCTCTCTCAG GAGATCGAGCACTTCCTGTCCATGAAGTCATGTGACTCCTTACCTCTCACTCGCCTGGAGGGTTTGAAGGATTTGAAGGGGCATCTGTGTGCACTCAAACAGCAGACCAAGCATCTGCTGAAAGAATGTCACG ttgACCCTTCTGGCAGTGTTCTGGTCCGGATGGTGGCGAACCTCCTGCAGCTGTGTAAGCTAGCGGCCAACCACCCCGGAGGAAGAGACATCCCAG AGGCTGTAGGGAGCTGTCTGGGAGAACTCGGACCATTGAATCTGTCTACTATCGTACTGCATCATGGGAAAGACCAGATCTACAGCCAGGCAGCTGATCTGTATCCAGATTCTCTTCATCAGTGGGTCTTCATCATCCTCAGCTGCATGAACAATGCACTGACACATCACAG tattGCTGTGCGCCAGgctgctgctgtgtgtctgAAGGACCTTCTGGCCTCCCCACCAGGCCTGGAGTTCTGGGAGGAACACAAGAGTCTTCAGGACCCAGTGCTTCTTTACCTGAGGCCTTTCCGCACTGCTAAGAGAAAG GATCAGACGGCGAGGGTGAAAGCCACATCAATGAGCCAGGAGCAGCTGGACAGCACTGATCTGTGGTCAGTGCAGCCCGGCGAGCAGACAGTCTGGCTGCACAGCCTGTGTGGGGCTCTCCTGAGCAGCGGTGCGGTCCAGAACGCAGCTCTGCTGACCACCAGGCCCCTCTGTGAG GTGCAGACGGATTTCTGTCAGAGGATGCTTCCGCTCTTCTTCCACGACGTGCTCCTGCGGGACAGGACTGGCTCCTGGAGGAAGCTCCTCTCCAGACACGTCCAGAACTTcctgagcagctcctgcaggccAGCAGATCCCAGCGGCCGTCCCGCCACGCCCATCAGCCCCACCTTAG GAGAGACAGATGTTGGCGGCCCGAGTCAGCCGGATCAGTGGTCACTGCGAACCATGCTCGCGGTCATCGACTACCTCCGccaccagccccgccccctcaaccCTGACAG TTCTGAGTTCGGTACCGTGTGCCAGTCCAACTTCTGGCTGGATCTGAACTACCTGGACGTGGCGAGGGCGGCACAGGTCTGCCTGGCTCACTTCACCGCGCTGCTCTACTGCGAGATCTACGTGGACAACCTGCGCACCCAGAGGGAGGAGGGGCACAG GGCTCAGTCCAGAACAGCAAGGCGAATCACGTTTGAGGATGGCAGTGAGAACCTGTCcgtcagcagtgtgtgtgaggggagtgttgAAGACTCGGGCGTGGGACTGCAG GAGCTCCTGATGGAGGCGTACAGGAGCATCGGAGAGCCCGACAGCCTGTATGGATGTGGAGAAGGCAAAGCGGTCAGTGCCTTGACCAG GATCAGGACGTATGAGCATGAGGCATTGTGGGAGAAGGCACTGTCCTCGTATGACCTTCACTCTGACCTCCCAGAGGTCACCCGGCAGGTCGGCATAGTGGAG GGGCTGCACAACTTGGGTCTGTGTAGCGTTCTGAGCGTCTACCTGCAGGGGCTGGAGAGACAGGGCACTGAGTGGACCCCCCAGCTCCGAGAACTCCGCTTTCAGGCAGCCTGGAGGAGTACGCAGTGGGACACGCACCTGACGCCCAG GAGTGAAAAACTGAGTCCAGGCTTTAATGAGTTAACGTTCGGCGCTCTGCAGGCATTGAGGGATAAGGACTTCTCCGTGTTTGAGCAAACTCTCACCTGcgccag ACGGAGCTGTGTTGACGAGCTGTGTCGTGGTAGTTTGGAAGCTCTATCATCTCTCTATCCTGCTCTCCGCAACCTGCAGATGATTGAGGAGCTCCAGAGTGTCAAGCAGCTGTTCTTTGG ACCTGTGACTGACCGTGGCCTGGACGAGGTCTACAGGAAGTGGAATCAGCACTTGGACCTCTTGACTGACAGTGACTTCAGGCTGGTTGAGCCAATCCTGGCCCTGCGTTCCTCCGTGCAGGAAACGCTCCTGGCGTGTGAGACTGACCCAGACAGGAACAAGTACCTTCGGTCCGCCTACACCTCCCACCTGATGGAGCTGTGCAGGTTGGCACGTTCGGCTGGAAACGCGCAG CTGGCTGAGAGGGCAGTGTTGCAGGTCAGACAGCAGGGGGCAGCGTTCCTGAGTGCAGACGTGCAGTGGGCCTGTGAGCTGGAGGAGGCGCGTGTGTTCTGGGAGAAGAAGGAGCCCACACAGGCCCTGGGCCGCCTGAGACACCTGACCCACCGTCTGGAGCAGCTG GTGGACAAGAACCCTGAGGTGGTCCCAGTGTACGCAGAGTGTCTGAGGCTCTGTGGCTGCTGGCTGGATGAATCATGTCGTGAGAGTCCTTCAGTCATCCTGGACACGTGCCTGGAGAAG GCGGTGGAGGTGCTTGTCGGCCATGACGGGGTCTCCGAGCCCAAGCTGCAGGGGCAGAGGACGCAGGCCTTCCTGTCACTCGCCCGCTTCTCCGATGCGCAGTACCAGAGCATCGAGAACTACATGAGCTCGTCGGAGTTCGAGAACAAACGAGCTCTGCTGGAGAAAgccagagaggaggtggagctgaTGAAGGAGAAGAGAGTCGGCCAGAACAG GTACACGGTGAAGGTGCAGCGTGAGCTGGAGTTGGACCAGCAGGCTCTGGCCACCCTGCAGTGCGACCGCGGCCGCTTCCTCCTGAAGGCGGTGGAGAACTACGCCCACTGTCTGGAGCTGGGCCACCAGCACGACTCCTGGGTCTTCCGCCTGGCGTCGCTGTGGCTGGAGAACGCCGACAACCAGGACGTCAACGCCGTGCTGCAG GAAGGTGTGAAGAAGATTCCATCCTACAAGTTCCTGCCCCTCATGTACCAGTTGGCAGCTCGGATGGGCACCAAAGTGTCCAGCCCAGTCTTGGCAGAAGACGTGAGCTTTCATAGAGTTCTCACCGAG CTGCTCTGTCGGTCGTCCATGGATCATCCTCATCACACGCTCTTCATTATCCTCGCTCTGGTCAATGCCAACAAAGATGAGAACTTCACCCGCAGCCGGCTGTCCAAAAGCAGCACAAGGCAGCCGTCACCTCTGGACATG GAGAGAGCGGAGGTGGCATTGACGATCATCAACAGGGTTCGTCAGGAGAAGGCATCCATGATCCGGGGCATGGAGACCCTGTGCAACGCCTACATCTCTCTGGCCTACATGGACGCCAGCCGCCACAAAACAGAGAAGAGTGAGACACCG aagcaATACCCATTCCTGCTGATCAGCCCATCATGCAGATCAAAGACCTGGAAGATGTGA